In Rosa chinensis cultivar Old Blush chromosome 1, RchiOBHm-V2, whole genome shotgun sequence, a genomic segment contains:
- the LOC112182408 gene encoding aminodeoxychorismate synthase, chloroplastic isoform X2 encodes MIATHTIYTRSCLSLMAVLPPVVVRNDDLTWKDVCHYLYEENAFDNIVISPGPGSPTCPADIGICLQVLLDCWNVPILGVCLGHQALGYVHGAKVVHASEPVHGRLSEIEHNGCVLFNDIPSGHNSGFKVVRYHSLVIDAESLPDELIPIAWTSSVNALSFIETKESDVASKFADGSFSRKPKNGSYSPSSHSGKVQSERVLMGIMHSSRPHYGVQFHPESVATCHGRQIFKNFRKITEDYWLRSRASFINARNFPFNARMQMPHVGRLLTDVPKHRQPLNNADGQLYNNVNNKSFSGMVDMVNLLHPSITIKDLRLKWKKFKHLAGQVGGARNIFCELFGQDKAENTFWLDSSSIEKRRARFSFMGGKGGALWKQVTFKLSDKSDMALKGSGLLSVQDAQGSIKFSFLEEGFLDFLKKELLSFCYDEKDYEELPFDFHGGYIGYLGYNLKVECGVDSNHHRSKTPDACFFFADNLVVVDHRNDDVYILSVDEVCRPLTPWLDDTEQKLLNLKASATGEGKKPTLLALQSSLCQGSFLADKSREAYIEDVDKCLEYIKDGESYELCLTTQMRKRIGDIDSLGLYLHLREKNPAPYAAWLNFSDEDLSICCSSPERFLQLDRNGVLEAKPIKGTVARGATPEEDEQRKLQLQYSEKDQAENLMIVDLLRNDLGRVCEPGSVHVPRLMDVESYATVHTMVSTIRGQKRSDVTAIDCVRAAFPGGSMTGAPKLRSMELLDSIETSSRGIYSGSIGFFSYNQTFDLNIVIRTVVIHEGEASIGAGGAIVALSNPEDEYEEMVLKTRAPAKAVLEFL; translated from the exons ATGATAGCTACACATACAATATATACCAGGAGCTGTCTGTCATTAATGGCTGTAT TACCTCCTGTTGTGGTGCGAAATGATGATTTGACATGGAAAGATGTTTGCCATTACTTGTATGAAGAAAATGCATTTGATAACATTGTTATATCACCTGGACCTGGTTCTCCTACATGCCCAGCGGACATAg GAATATGTCTTCAGGTGCTGCTTGACTGCTGGAATGTCCCTATCTTGGGTGTTTGCCTTGGACATCAG GCTTTAGGTTATGTGCATGGTGCTAAAGTTGTCCACGCATCTGAACCAGTCCATGGACGCTTGAg TGAAATAGAGCACAATGGGTGCGTACTTTTCAATGACATTCCCTCTGGCCACAACTCTGGATTCAAG GTGGTTCGGTACCATTCACTGGTCATAGATGCTGAATCACTCCCAGATGAACTCATTCCTATAGCATGGACCTCTTCTGTGAATGCACTTTCTTTTATTGAGACCAAAGAATCTGATGTTGCCTCTAAATTTGCTGATGGGTCTTTttcaaggaaaccaaaaaatgGAAGTTATTCACCTTCCAGCCATTCTGGCAAAGTACAGAGTGAAAGGGTTCTCATGGGCATTATGCATTCTTCCAGGCCCCATTATGGTGTACAG TTCCATCCAGAGAGTGTTGCTACCTGCCATGGAAGGCAAATATTCAAGAATTTTAGAAAAATCACAGAGGATTATTGGCTGAGATCAAGGGCATCATTCATCAACGCGCGAAATTTTCCTTTTAATG CACGCATGCAGATGCCCCATGTTGGTCGACTATTGACAGACGTTCCAAAACACAGGCAACCACTAAATAATGCAGATGGTCAATTATATAACAATGTAAATAACAAAAGTTTCTCTGGCATGGTTGATATGGTAAACCTTTTGCATCCAAGCATTACTATTAAAGATCTGAGgttgaaatggaagaaattTAAGCACTTGGCCGGTCAAGTTGGTGGAGCAAGAAATATATTTTGTGAACTGTTTGGACAAGATAAAGCTGAAAACACCTTTTGGTTAGACAGTTCATCAATAGAGAAG AGAAGAGCACGCTTTTCATTTATGGGAGGAAAAGGTGGAGCCCTTTGGAAGCAAGTGACCTTTAAATTGTCTGATAAAAG TGATATGGCTTTGAAGGGCAGTGGTCTTCTATCTGTTCAGGATGCTCAAGGCTCTatcaaattttcatttttggaagaaggttttcttgattttctgaAAAAG GAGCTCCTGTCATTTTGTTATGATGAAAAGGATTATGAAGAACTTCCATTTGATTTTCATGGTGGATATATTGGTTACCTCGG GTATAACCTGAAAGTTGAATGTGGTGTGGATTCTAATCACCACAGATCCAAGACTCCAGATGCTTGCTTTTTCTTTGCTGATAACCTTGTAGTTGTTGATCATCGTAATGATGATGTTTACATACTGTCTGTAGACGAAGTATGCAGACCTTTGACACCATGGTTGGATGATACAGAACAAAAGCTTCTCAACTTAAAAGCTTCTGCTACAGGGGAGGGAAAGAAGCCAACTTTGCTGGCTCTACAATCTTCACTGTGTCAAGGAAGTTTCCTTGCTGATAAATCAAGAGAAGCGTATATAGAAGATGTTGACAAGTGCCTGGAATACATTAAAGATGGTGAAAGTTATGAATTATGTCTGACAACtcagatgagaaaaagaattggGGACATAGACTCATTGGGACTATACCTTCATTTAAGAGAGAAGAATCCAGCACCATATGCTGCCTGGCTTAATTTTTCAGATGAAGACCTAAGTATCTGCTGTTCTTCCCCTGAGCGTTTCTTACAATTGGATAGAAATGGTGTACTCGAAGCAAAACCCATTAAGGGTACCGTAGCTCGTGGTGCGACACCAGAGGAAGATGAACAACGTAAACTACAACTGCAGTATAG TGAAAAGGATCAAGCTGAAAATCTGATGATAGTTGATCTTCTAAGGAATGACCTTGGTCGTGTGTGTGAGCCTGGCTCAGTTCATGTGCCACGTCTTATGGATGTGGAATCATATGCTACGGTTCATACTATGGTCAGCACAATTCGTGGGCAAAAGCGGTCTGATGTGACTGCAATTGATTGTGTGAGAGCAGCATTTCCGGGTGGTTCGATGACTGGTGCACCGAAATTGAGATCAATGGAACTTCTTGATTCAATCGAAACTAGTTCTCGAGGTATCTACTCGGGCTCCATTGGCTTTTTCTCATATAACCAGACATTTGATCTAAATATAGTTATTAGAACTGTTGTTATACACGAGGGTGAAGCTTCAATAGGAGCGGGGGGAGCCATTGTTGCCCTATCAAATCCTGAAGACGAGTACGAGGAGATGGTTTTGAAAACACGAGCTCCAGCAAAAGCTGTATTAGAATTTTTATAG
- the LOC112182408 gene encoding aminodeoxychorismate synthase, chloroplastic isoform X1 — MKFTLCSSSSELRYPVVEGLPGRTNKNILEPEPSVKVDNFVKKVNAQASNHETRKLVMSSNLMPQHIQESHVGKKQLEAPGRKLEFVRTLLIDNYDSYTYNIYQELSVINGLPPVVVRNDDLTWKDVCHYLYEENAFDNIVISPGPGSPTCPADIGICLQVLLDCWNVPILGVCLGHQALGYVHGAKVVHASEPVHGRLSEIEHNGCVLFNDIPSGHNSGFKVVRYHSLVIDAESLPDELIPIAWTSSVNALSFIETKESDVASKFADGSFSRKPKNGSYSPSSHSGKVQSERVLMGIMHSSRPHYGVQFHPESVATCHGRQIFKNFRKITEDYWLRSRASFINARNFPFNARMQMPHVGRLLTDVPKHRQPLNNADGQLYNNVNNKSFSGMVDMVNLLHPSITIKDLRLKWKKFKHLAGQVGGARNIFCELFGQDKAENTFWLDSSSIEKRRARFSFMGGKGGALWKQVTFKLSDKSDMALKGSGLLSVQDAQGSIKFSFLEEGFLDFLKKELLSFCYDEKDYEELPFDFHGGYIGYLGYNLKVECGVDSNHHRSKTPDACFFFADNLVVVDHRNDDVYILSVDEVCRPLTPWLDDTEQKLLNLKASATGEGKKPTLLALQSSLCQGSFLADKSREAYIEDVDKCLEYIKDGESYELCLTTQMRKRIGDIDSLGLYLHLREKNPAPYAAWLNFSDEDLSICCSSPERFLQLDRNGVLEAKPIKGTVARGATPEEDEQRKLQLQYSEKDQAENLMIVDLLRNDLGRVCEPGSVHVPRLMDVESYATVHTMVSTIRGQKRSDVTAIDCVRAAFPGGSMTGAPKLRSMELLDSIETSSRGIYSGSIGFFSYNQTFDLNIVIRTVVIHEGEASIGAGGAIVALSNPEDEYEEMVLKTRAPAKAVLEFL, encoded by the exons ATGAAGTTCACCTTGTGTTCATCATCTTCTGAGCTTAGATATCCTGTTGTTGAGGGGTTGCCCGGACGTACAAACAAGAATATACTAGAGCCTGAACCGTCGGTGAAGGTTGATAATTTTGTTAAGAAGGTTAATGCTCAAGCATCTAATCATGAGACGAGGAAGCTGGTGATGTCTAGCAATTTGATGCCTCAGCACATACAAGAATCACATGTGGGAAAGAAACAACTGGAGGCACCTGGTCGGAAGTTGGAATTTGTGAGGACATTATTGATTGACAACTATGATAGCTACACATACAATATATACCAGGAGCTGTCTGTCATTAATGGCT TACCTCCTGTTGTGGTGCGAAATGATGATTTGACATGGAAAGATGTTTGCCATTACTTGTATGAAGAAAATGCATTTGATAACATTGTTATATCACCTGGACCTGGTTCTCCTACATGCCCAGCGGACATAg GAATATGTCTTCAGGTGCTGCTTGACTGCTGGAATGTCCCTATCTTGGGTGTTTGCCTTGGACATCAG GCTTTAGGTTATGTGCATGGTGCTAAAGTTGTCCACGCATCTGAACCAGTCCATGGACGCTTGAg TGAAATAGAGCACAATGGGTGCGTACTTTTCAATGACATTCCCTCTGGCCACAACTCTGGATTCAAG GTGGTTCGGTACCATTCACTGGTCATAGATGCTGAATCACTCCCAGATGAACTCATTCCTATAGCATGGACCTCTTCTGTGAATGCACTTTCTTTTATTGAGACCAAAGAATCTGATGTTGCCTCTAAATTTGCTGATGGGTCTTTttcaaggaaaccaaaaaatgGAAGTTATTCACCTTCCAGCCATTCTGGCAAAGTACAGAGTGAAAGGGTTCTCATGGGCATTATGCATTCTTCCAGGCCCCATTATGGTGTACAG TTCCATCCAGAGAGTGTTGCTACCTGCCATGGAAGGCAAATATTCAAGAATTTTAGAAAAATCACAGAGGATTATTGGCTGAGATCAAGGGCATCATTCATCAACGCGCGAAATTTTCCTTTTAATG CACGCATGCAGATGCCCCATGTTGGTCGACTATTGACAGACGTTCCAAAACACAGGCAACCACTAAATAATGCAGATGGTCAATTATATAACAATGTAAATAACAAAAGTTTCTCTGGCATGGTTGATATGGTAAACCTTTTGCATCCAAGCATTACTATTAAAGATCTGAGgttgaaatggaagaaattTAAGCACTTGGCCGGTCAAGTTGGTGGAGCAAGAAATATATTTTGTGAACTGTTTGGACAAGATAAAGCTGAAAACACCTTTTGGTTAGACAGTTCATCAATAGAGAAG AGAAGAGCACGCTTTTCATTTATGGGAGGAAAAGGTGGAGCCCTTTGGAAGCAAGTGACCTTTAAATTGTCTGATAAAAG TGATATGGCTTTGAAGGGCAGTGGTCTTCTATCTGTTCAGGATGCTCAAGGCTCTatcaaattttcatttttggaagaaggttttcttgattttctgaAAAAG GAGCTCCTGTCATTTTGTTATGATGAAAAGGATTATGAAGAACTTCCATTTGATTTTCATGGTGGATATATTGGTTACCTCGG GTATAACCTGAAAGTTGAATGTGGTGTGGATTCTAATCACCACAGATCCAAGACTCCAGATGCTTGCTTTTTCTTTGCTGATAACCTTGTAGTTGTTGATCATCGTAATGATGATGTTTACATACTGTCTGTAGACGAAGTATGCAGACCTTTGACACCATGGTTGGATGATACAGAACAAAAGCTTCTCAACTTAAAAGCTTCTGCTACAGGGGAGGGAAAGAAGCCAACTTTGCTGGCTCTACAATCTTCACTGTGTCAAGGAAGTTTCCTTGCTGATAAATCAAGAGAAGCGTATATAGAAGATGTTGACAAGTGCCTGGAATACATTAAAGATGGTGAAAGTTATGAATTATGTCTGACAACtcagatgagaaaaagaattggGGACATAGACTCATTGGGACTATACCTTCATTTAAGAGAGAAGAATCCAGCACCATATGCTGCCTGGCTTAATTTTTCAGATGAAGACCTAAGTATCTGCTGTTCTTCCCCTGAGCGTTTCTTACAATTGGATAGAAATGGTGTACTCGAAGCAAAACCCATTAAGGGTACCGTAGCTCGTGGTGCGACACCAGAGGAAGATGAACAACGTAAACTACAACTGCAGTATAG TGAAAAGGATCAAGCTGAAAATCTGATGATAGTTGATCTTCTAAGGAATGACCTTGGTCGTGTGTGTGAGCCTGGCTCAGTTCATGTGCCACGTCTTATGGATGTGGAATCATATGCTACGGTTCATACTATGGTCAGCACAATTCGTGGGCAAAAGCGGTCTGATGTGACTGCAATTGATTGTGTGAGAGCAGCATTTCCGGGTGGTTCGATGACTGGTGCACCGAAATTGAGATCAATGGAACTTCTTGATTCAATCGAAACTAGTTCTCGAGGTATCTACTCGGGCTCCATTGGCTTTTTCTCATATAACCAGACATTTGATCTAAATATAGTTATTAGAACTGTTGTTATACACGAGGGTGAAGCTTCAATAGGAGCGGGGGGAGCCATTGTTGCCCTATCAAATCCTGAAGACGAGTACGAGGAGATGGTTTTGAAAACACGAGCTCCAGCAAAAGCTGTATTAGAATTTTTATAG
- the LOC112169942 gene encoding uncharacterized protein LOC112169942 encodes MWDLPPPYLIRTEKSEVSLQNPDSMERNPGPHIAVDLSNSKGTMDASLAVKCTHSGQSFMFCINQYMSYAHLFEYICERFKFSATDDIELHYSLPGCAIFFLRNDDDFKMLFSGAKIYKLDCVDIMVLKNSVICSKKASVSFEDSCSGIVDEDDYLTEAFRTEVQKSYLSNEWASYIQCVGQKFRGGSPEFRDKLRKYAIEVGFSFVFIRNDWDRIHAVCSNWGTEGCEWNVHGYVLPANGCFIIGELDNVHSCKGVLRKQKHELLGSKIVKSCIEEDISYNLSLKPREIISKFKSAYGFDISYKVAWKAKQKAREMIYGSEADSFNMLTWYREAVFETNPGSSFVLEVDSSSNRFHRLFLAYAGCVRGFEFCLPILYVDGTFGKSVYKGQILCATGKNRNHGFFPLAMCVCDSETDANWSFFFQHLKNLLEPQGRKITFISDRGVGLLSAFDKIFPGNPHLFCYKHLVHNLMTKYNGKGSSVLKDDVKKKFFELAYSCTEKEYRFHLRELREAGGADIIDPFLADLPVQNWCRAFFPGCRYGIMANSIAESFNAWFAVEREMPVYTMLDQTRIRVMQMMGERRDEAQLWTSQLTPVMEGRLKEGMEKACRFNVHYSHTNVYEVRSKYSYVVDLGTPSCSCKKWEINCFPCCHGLAAIQAASLDVYAFMDKYFYVDYYKKCYDFPIYPISNVDMASSESASNDYILPPNAKRPPGRPRLKRFKSRGECEKKLIRCGRCGKMGQHNKKTCTEPI; translated from the exons ATGTGGGACCTGCCGCCACCGTACCTGATACGGACAGAAAAGAGTGAGGTGAGTCTCCAGAATCCAGATTCAATGGAGAGGAATCCTGGGCCGCATATCGCGGTTGATCTTTCGAATTCAAAAGG GACTATGGATGCTTCCTTAGCTGTTAAGTGCACTCATTCTGGACAAAGTTTCATGTTTTGTATTAATCAATATATGAGCTATGCTCATTTGTTTGAATACATTtgtgaacggttcaagttttcTGCAACTGATGATATTGAGCTTCATTATTCGCTTCCTGGATgcgctattttttttcttcgcaATGATGATGATTTCAAGATGCTGTTTAGCGGTGCCAAGATTTACAAGTTGGATTGTGTTGATATTATGGTGTTGAAGAATAGTGTAATTTGCAGCAAAAAAGCTTCTGTTTCATTTGAAGATAGCTGCTCTGGTAttgtggatgaagatgattacCTCACTGAGGCATTTAGGACTGAAGTTCAAAAGTCTTACTTGTCAAATGAGTGGGCTAGTTACATTCAATGTGTAGGGCAGAAATTTCGTGGCGGTTCCCCCGAGTTTCGAGACAAGCTCAGAAAGTATGCTATTGAAGTTGGGTTCAGCTTTGTATTTATTAGAAATGACTGGGACAGAATTCATGCAGTTTGTTCGAATTGGGGAACCGAAGGATGTGAGTGGAATGTCCATGGTTATGTTTTGCCTGCAAATGGTTGCTTTATTATTGGTGAGTTGGACAATGTCCACTCTTGCAAAGGTGTTCTtcgaaaacaaaaacatgaGCTTTTGGGATCGAAAATTGTCAAGTCATGTATTGAAGAGGACATTAGCTATAACTTGTCATTGAAGCCAAGGGAAATTATCAGCAAGTTCAAGTCAGCTTATGGGTTTGATATATCatacaaggttgcttggaaagCAAAGCAGAAGGCTAGGGAAATGATTTATGGTTCTGAGGCTGATTCGTTTAACATGTTAACATGGTATAGGGAAGCTGTATTTGAGACGAACCCGggatcttcttttgttttggaaGTTGATTCATCGAGTAATCGGTTCCATAGGCTTTTCCTAGCTTATGCGGGCTGTGTTCGTGGCTTTGAATTCTGTCTTCCCATCTTGTATGTCGATGGGACTTTTGGGAAGAGTGTCTACAAGGGGCAGATACTTTGTGCAACCGGAAAGAATAGAAATCATG GTTTCTTTCCTCTTGCAATGTGTGTCTGTGATTCTGAGACTGATGCTAATTGGTCCTTTTTCTTCCAACACTTGAAGAACTTGCTGGAACCTCAAGGTAGAAAGATCACTTTTATTAGTGATCGTGGTGTTGGACTGTTGAGTGCTTTCGACAAGATATTTCCTGGTAATCCTCATCTTTTCTGTTACAAGCACTTGGTGCATAACCTTATGACTAAATACAACGGTAAAGGCTCTTCTGTTTTGAAAGATGATGTTAAAAAGAAGTTTTTTGAGTTGGCATATTCATGCACTGAAAAGGAATATCGTTTTCATTTGAGAGAGTTGAGAGAAGCTGGTGGTGCTGATATTATAGATCCGTTTCTTGCTGATCTGCCTGTTCAAAATTGGTGCCGTGCATTTTTCCCTGGATGCCGTTATGGAATTATGGCTAATAGTATAGCTGAATCTTTTAATGCTTGGTTTGCTGTTGAACGGGAGATGCCAGTGTACACTATGCTTGATCAGACTCGGATTAGGGTGATGCAGATGATGGGTGAGAGGAGAGACGAGGCACAGCTTTGGACCTCGCAACTTACTCCTGTTATGGAGGGTCGTTTGAAAGAAGGTATGGAGAAAGCTTGTCGTTTCAATGTGCATTACTCCCATACAAATGTTTATGAGGTTAGATCAAAGTATTCTTATGTTGTGGACCTTGGAACTCCTTCGTGCTCATGTAAAAAATGGGAGATTAACTGCTTCCCTTGCTGCCACGGTCTTGCTGCAATTCAAGCTGCCTCATTggatgtttatgcttttatggaTAAGTATTTTTATGTTGATTATTACAAGAAGTGTTATGATTTTCCAATTTATCCAATATCTAATGTTGATATGGCTTCTTCGGAATCTGCAAGTAATGACTACATACTTCCTCCAAATGCAAAAAGGCCTCCCGGGAGGCCTAGGCTCAAGAGGTTCAAGTCTAGAGGAGAGTGTGAAAAGAAGCTCATTCGTTGCGGCCGATGTGGCAAAATGGGACAGCATAACAAGAAGACCTGCACTGAacctatttga
- the LOC112182821 gene encoding uncharacterized protein LOC112182821 translates to MPRTKRPQFSCIFEENMDETQRSEEQTLRQRMEVIKSRKSSRRKEETSSNDEEVEEEGEETEEEEEVQEEGEETEEQEEEEEEEEKEEEEEEDDDRETTQRFYVQTRSLRSKKKQEYDEDEAEQPTKKKIKREKSNTKEEKTKKGERRNTKTTEKAKIQWKQQKCTLSAFWRLIDTYREKIPKGAWDILSTTVFWGMIRPFYEKKLTETQLHKHEADLEIILKYFDVKKAKFVFGETEMEITLQDINELFDLPTTGIEWDLSKKVLKEERKASSIFDVNMRKETVIKPDLENKLSKELGKKKNADPKIIAALLIMYLFNAFFFSRTSTTLTWDLINACEDIDNINSFNWAKMVLDFLLDGLQRYRKDHPTTLSGCIILIYYWFLEKTKIRNWIPGMEDEKPRFVRWSIKELFNLQKLHQNPDWPEELIKDGPWLEHCYINLSDTEEEQETPSFNNWVPQASQDEEEETIRLTGNMKVLLKEMDRVIEDNGEKQEMEKQMKKLLEANEGLANHIRELWKKVTVADEKIESMEKKMTEVMQENRSHQNHIKALKKCLAKGTSRNPDLKSSEQQNNQQQMVQVSTEKDHRRESTGNFAEYDTQTPVNEEPRAADPINASPISYKSPEREVFEDTHLVTLNEMESEKIDQLVSKILEAAETVEMPEAGTEMAVPSVPREKKTVDMHSIERNVKVKKRKAAVKDKDDDFEYDTPEILKTYEKKRKTAAQEQPKQKKKAQPKPPTKIQKGKEVQHQIQIKEVNCEKYTWKTLKPELARHYQQFFEMVDDNTYVYWSSENGILGVTRGDMKIIVEEKDLDVNVVKAYTEMLQKEMKETNTQIGLLNIEAAFYAVQHEKKLADFKKEGKNILKDDFKGHDIEIELFLIEELWSKFSYPKVIIPIHHYYSQHYTLLVIDNEKKQFVHMNSMLPPKKEWTKDNQYYNNANWVVKHIRRFIHDVKVTGTIFPDDSQDQENTREKCKGEDSKGELVTEVEEMTPREKEVRRWILDNQIGENDYELVEDLNCPQQKSCSDDCGPFMIHFMESIVHGVQPSKKKGNDMRKTILERFAKEESAWSVEKYLAETADAVGEPKK, encoded by the exons ATGCCAAGAACCAAACGACCACAATTCAGCTGCATCTTTGAAGAAAATATGGACGAAACACAAAGATCAGAAGAACAAACACTTCGGCAAAGGATGGAAGTGATAAAGTCTAGGAAGTCATcacgaagaaaagaagaaacttcTAGTAATGAcgaagaagtagaagaagaaggagaagaaacagaggaggaagaagaagtacaagaagaaggagaagaaacagaggaacaagaagaagaagaagaagaagaagagaaggaggaagaggaggaggaggatgatgatCGAGAAACAACACAAAGGTTTTATGTGCAGACAAGGAGTCTAAGGAGCAAAAAGAAACAAGAGTATGATGAAGACGAGGCCGAACAGCCAACGAAAAAGAAGATCAAACGGGAAAAGTCTAACACGAAAGAGGAAAAGACAAAGAAAGGGGAAAGGAGGAACACAAAGACAACAGAAAAGGCAAAGATCCAGTGGAAGCAACAGAAATGCACTCTAAGTGCTTTCTGGAGATTGATTGACACATATAGAGAGAAAATACCTAAAGGGGCTTGGGATATTTTGAGTACTACTGTATTTTGGGGGATGATCAGACCATTCTATGAGAAGAAGCTTACAGAAACTCAGCTCCACAAACATGAGGCAGACTTGGAGATTATACTGAAGTACTTTGATGTTAAAAAAGCCAAGTTTGTGTTTGGGGAGACAGAAATGGAAATAACATTGCAGGACATAAATGAATTGTTTGACCTGCCAACAACTGGTATTGAATGGGACCTGAGCAAGAAGGTGCTCAAGGAGGAACGGAAGGCATCTTCGATATTTGACGTCAACATGAGGAAAGAAACAGTAATAAAACCTGATCTGGAAAACAAACTCAGCAAGGAGCTCGGCAAGAAGAAGAACGCTGATCCTAAGATAATTGCGGCACTGCTTATCATGTACCTCTTCAATGCATTCTTCTTCAGCAGGACATCAACAACCTTGACATGGGACCTCATCAACGCTTGTGAAGACATAGATAACATAAACAGTTTCAATTGGGCCAAGATGGTACTAGATTTTCTGCTGGATGGCCTTCAGAGGTACCGAAAAGATCATCCAACGACTCTTTCTGGCTGCATCATTCTCATATAT TACTGGTTCTTGGAGAAGACCAAGATCAGAAACTGGATTCCAGGAATGGAGGATGAGAAACCGAGATTTGTGAGGTGGTCGATAAAGGAGCTGTTCAACCTGCAGAAGCTCCATCAGAATCCAGACTGGCCAGAGGAGTTGATAAAAGATGGGCCTTGGTTAGAACATTGCTACATCAACTTGTCGGATACGGAGGAGGAGCAAGAAACACCAAGTTTCAACAACTGG GTTCCCCAAGCGAGCCAAGACGAGGAAGAGGAGACCATAAGGCTTACTGGTAACATGAAAGTTCTGCTAAAAGAAATGGATAGAGTGATTGAAGACAATGGTGAAAAACAGGAAATGGAGAAGCAAATGAAGAAACTATTGGAAGCAAATGAGGGGCTTGCAAACCATATTAGGGAGCTTTGGAAAAAGGTTACTGTTGCTGATGAGAAAATTGAGAGTATGGAGAAAAAAATGACTGAGGTGATGCAGGAAAACAGATCGCACCAGAACCACATAAAAGCTCTGAAGAAATGTTTGGCGAAAGGAACCAGCAGGAACCCTGACCTGAAAAGCAGTGAGCAACAAAATAATCAACAACAGATGGTGCAGGTGTCGACCGAGAAAGATCACAGGAGGGAATCTACGGGGAACTTTGCAGAATATGACACTCAAACACCAGTCAACGAAGAACCAAGGGCAGCAGATCCAATTAATGCATCTCCAATATCTTACAAGAGTCCAGAACGGGAAGTGTTTGAGGATACACATTTGGTCACACTAAATGAGATGGAATCAGAAAAAATAGATCAACTTGTGTCGAAAATACTGGAAGCAGCTGAGACGGTTGAAATGCCTGAGGCAGGAACAGAAATGGCAGTACCATCGGTCCCCAGGGAGAAGAAAACGGTTGACATGCATTCAATCGAGAGGAATGTGAAAGTAAAAAAGAGAAAGGCAGCTGTGAAGGACAAGGACGATGACTTTGAGTATGACACACCAGAGATCCTGAAGActtatgaaaagaaaagaaagactgCTGCACAGGAACAGCCAAAGCAGAAAAAGAAAGCACAACCGAAGCCGCCAACAAAAAttcagaaaggaaaagaagtgcaGCACCAAATACAAATAAAAGAGGTGAATTGTGAGAAGTACACATGGAAAACATTAAAGCCTGAACTAGCAAGACACTACCAGCAATTCTTTGAGATGGTGGATGACAATAC ATATGTCTACTGGAGCAGTGAAAATGGAATACTAGGGGTAACCAGGGGAGACATGAAGATTATCGTAGAAGAGAAAGATCTGGATGTTAAT GTGGTCAAGGCTTACACTGAAATGTTGCagaaggaaatgaaagaaacgaacactcagattggattactaAACATCGAAGCAGCG TTTTACGCAGTTCAACACGAAAAGAAACTAGCGGATTTCAAAAAAGAAGGCAAGAACATTCTCAAAGACGACTTCAAAGGCCATGATATTGAAATAGAGTTATTCCTGATCGAAGAACTGTGGAGTAAGTTCAGCTACCCCAAGGTGATTATCCCAATACACCATTACTACAGCCAGCACTACACACTGCTTGTCATCGACAATGAGAAAAAGCAGTTTGTTCACATGAACTCTATGCTGCCACCAAAGAAGGAATGGACAAAAGATAACCAATATTACAACAACGCAAACTGGGTG GTTAAGCACATAAGGAGGTTCATACACGACGTGAAGGTGACAGGGACAATATTTCCAGATGACAGCCAGGATCAAGAGAACACAAGAGAGAAGTGCAAAGGTGAGGACAGTAAAGGAGAACTTGTCACTGAGGTTGAAGAAATGACACCAAGAGAGAAAGAGGTCAGAAGGTGGATCTTGGATAATCAAATCGGGGAAAATGACTATGAGCTTGTAGAAGACTTGAACTGCCCTCAGCAGAAATCCTGTTC GGATGACTGTGGGCCGTTTATGATCCATTTCATGGAAAGCATAGTTCACGGAGTGCAACCCAGCAAGAAGAAAGGCAATGACATGAGGAAAACAATTCTTGAGAGGTTTGCAAAGGAGGAAAGTGCTTGGAGCGTCGAAAAATACCTTGCTGAAACTGCAGATGCTGTAGGAGAgccaaaaaaatag